Proteins from a genomic interval of Coccinella septempunctata chromosome 2, icCocSept1.1, whole genome shotgun sequence:
- the LOC123306567 gene encoding CCA tRNA nucleotidyltransferase 1, mitochondrial isoform X3 has protein sequence MALPKSRSNPVIMKLDTPEFKSLFSEELNCLISLFKEYGYEIRMAGGAVRDLLMGIKPKDVDFATVATPDQMKEMFTTENIRMINMKGEKHGTITPRINDKENFEITTLRIDVVTDGRHAEVQYTTDWLLDAFRRDLTINSMFLGVDGTVFDYFFGYEDIKKNRVAFVGDATTRIREDYLRILRYFRFYGRIAPEPNNHEELTLKSIKENVKGLGNISGERIWMELKKILEGNYAGDLMVTIIECGLAPYIGLPENPNIDELKAVWKRSSNLKMNAITLLSSLLSTVEDVAKLHVRLKLSAFERDLAYFIIDNRNPKTNSDPLMPYKQLLLMSKTKQSDTREWIIEVLKYNNFPQLEEFKAWTIPKFPITGSILKEKGVQSGKFMGVVMNELKACWVDSDFKASTEELLDQLPKILELLSERKKNK, from the exons ATGGCACTTCCGAAAAGCCGCTCGAACCCGGTTATCATGAAATTGGACACCCCAGAATTCAAATCTTTATTTAGTGAAGAATTAAATTGTCTGATTTCCTTATTCAAAGAATATGGATATGAAATCAGAATGGCCGGAGGGGCTGTCAGAGATTTACTAATGGGTATAAAACCAAAAGACGTGGATTTTGCTACTGTAGCAACACCAGACCAAATGAAAGAAATGTTCACCACTGAAAATATAAGAATGATAAATATGAAAGGGGAAAAACATGGCACAATCACACCAAGAATAAATGATAAAGagaattttgaaataactaCATTGAGAATTGATGTAGTAACAGATGGTCGCCATGCAGAAGTCCAATATACAACTGACTGGCTGTTGGATGCCTTTAGGAGAGATCTAACTATAAACTCCATGTTTTTGG GTGTTGATGGTACAGTGTTCGACTACTTCTTTGGTTacgaagatattaaaaaaaatagagTAGCTTTTGTGGGAGATGCAACTACAAGAATTAGGGAAGATTATTtaagaattctgagatatttcAG GTTTTATGGAAGAATAGCCCCAGAACCCAATAACCATGAGGAGCTAACACTGAAATCAATCAAAGAAAATGTGAAAGGACTTGGAAATATATCTGGAGAAAGAATATGgatggaattgaaaaaaattttggaaggAAATTATGCTGGCGATCTCATGGTCACTATTATTGAATGTGGATTAGCGCCTTATATAG GACTTCCTGAAAATCCTAATATTGATGAGTTGAAAGCTGTTTGGAAGAGGAGCAGCAATCTTAAGATGAATGCAATAACTCTCCTATCTTCCTTACTATCCACAGTTGAAGATGTTGCCAAGTTGCATGTTCGTCTGAAATTGTCTGCTTTTGAACGAGACCTGGCATATTTTATCATTGATAACAGAAATCCCAAAACAAACAGTGATCCTTTAATGCCTTATAAGCAGTTACTCCTTATGAGTAAAACAAAGCAGTCTGATACTAGGGAATGGATTATTGAAGTACTCAAATACAACAATTTTCCCCAATTAGAAGAATTCAAGGCATGGacaataccaaaatttccaattacAGGCtcaattttgaaggaaaaaGGTGTGCAAAGTGGAAAATTCATGGGTGTTGTAATGAATGAACTTAAA
- the LOC123306567 gene encoding CCA tRNA nucleotidyltransferase 1, mitochondrial isoform X1: MLMRVFKTFSPIVSRKYLSNISHANNSEYLTHIRKMALPKSRSNPVIMKLDTPEFKSLFSEELNCLISLFKEYGYEIRMAGGAVRDLLMGIKPKDVDFATVATPDQMKEMFTTENIRMINMKGEKHGTITPRINDKENFEITTLRIDVVTDGRHAEVQYTTDWLLDAFRRDLTINSMFLGVDGTVFDYFFGYEDIKKNRVAFVGDATTRIREDYLRILRYFRFYGRIAPEPNNHEELTLKSIKENVKGLGNISGERIWMELKKILEGNYAGDLMVTIIECGLAPYIGLPENPNIDELKAVWKRSSNLKMNAITLLSSLLSTVEDVAKLHVRLKLSAFERDLAYFIIDNRNPKTNSDPLMPYKQLLLMSKTKQSDTREWIIEVLKYNNFPQLEEFKAWTIPKFPITGSILKEKGVQSGKFMGVVMNELKACWVDSDFKASTEELLDQLPKILELLSERKKNK; this comes from the exons ATGTTGATGAGGGTATTTAAGACATTTTCACCTATTGTAAGCAGAAAGTATTTGTcaaac ATATCACACGCAAATAACTCAGAATATTTGACTCATATTCGGAAAATGGCACTTCCGAAAAGCCGCTCGAACCCGGTTATCATGAAATTGGACACCCCAGAATTCAAATCTTTATTTAGTGAAGAATTAAATTGTCTGATTTCCTTATTCAAAGAATATGGATATGAAATCAGAATGGCCGGAGGGGCTGTCAGAGATTTACTAATGGGTATAAAACCAAAAGACGTGGATTTTGCTACTGTAGCAACACCAGACCAAATGAAAGAAATGTTCACCACTGAAAATATAAGAATGATAAATATGAAAGGGGAAAAACATGGCACAATCACACCAAGAATAAATGATAAAGagaattttgaaataactaCATTGAGAATTGATGTAGTAACAGATGGTCGCCATGCAGAAGTCCAATATACAACTGACTGGCTGTTGGATGCCTTTAGGAGAGATCTAACTATAAACTCCATGTTTTTGG GTGTTGATGGTACAGTGTTCGACTACTTCTTTGGTTacgaagatattaaaaaaaatagagTAGCTTTTGTGGGAGATGCAACTACAAGAATTAGGGAAGATTATTtaagaattctgagatatttcAG GTTTTATGGAAGAATAGCCCCAGAACCCAATAACCATGAGGAGCTAACACTGAAATCAATCAAAGAAAATGTGAAAGGACTTGGAAATATATCTGGAGAAAGAATATGgatggaattgaaaaaaattttggaaggAAATTATGCTGGCGATCTCATGGTCACTATTATTGAATGTGGATTAGCGCCTTATATAG GACTTCCTGAAAATCCTAATATTGATGAGTTGAAAGCTGTTTGGAAGAGGAGCAGCAATCTTAAGATGAATGCAATAACTCTCCTATCTTCCTTACTATCCACAGTTGAAGATGTTGCCAAGTTGCATGTTCGTCTGAAATTGTCTGCTTTTGAACGAGACCTGGCATATTTTATCATTGATAACAGAAATCCCAAAACAAACAGTGATCCTTTAATGCCTTATAAGCAGTTACTCCTTATGAGTAAAACAAAGCAGTCTGATACTAGGGAATGGATTATTGAAGTACTCAAATACAACAATTTTCCCCAATTAGAAGAATTCAAGGCATGGacaataccaaaatttccaattacAGGCtcaattttgaaggaaaaaGGTGTGCAAAGTGGAAAATTCATGGGTGTTGTAATGAATGAACTTAAA
- the LOC123306567 gene encoding CCA tRNA nucleotidyltransferase 1, mitochondrial isoform X2, with protein MLMRVFKTFSPIISHANNSEYLTHIRKMALPKSRSNPVIMKLDTPEFKSLFSEELNCLISLFKEYGYEIRMAGGAVRDLLMGIKPKDVDFATVATPDQMKEMFTTENIRMINMKGEKHGTITPRINDKENFEITTLRIDVVTDGRHAEVQYTTDWLLDAFRRDLTINSMFLGVDGTVFDYFFGYEDIKKNRVAFVGDATTRIREDYLRILRYFRFYGRIAPEPNNHEELTLKSIKENVKGLGNISGERIWMELKKILEGNYAGDLMVTIIECGLAPYIGLPENPNIDELKAVWKRSSNLKMNAITLLSSLLSTVEDVAKLHVRLKLSAFERDLAYFIIDNRNPKTNSDPLMPYKQLLLMSKTKQSDTREWIIEVLKYNNFPQLEEFKAWTIPKFPITGSILKEKGVQSGKFMGVVMNELKACWVDSDFKASTEELLDQLPKILELLSERKKNK; from the exons ATGTTGATGAGGGTATTTAAGACATTTTCACCTATT ATATCACACGCAAATAACTCAGAATATTTGACTCATATTCGGAAAATGGCACTTCCGAAAAGCCGCTCGAACCCGGTTATCATGAAATTGGACACCCCAGAATTCAAATCTTTATTTAGTGAAGAATTAAATTGTCTGATTTCCTTATTCAAAGAATATGGATATGAAATCAGAATGGCCGGAGGGGCTGTCAGAGATTTACTAATGGGTATAAAACCAAAAGACGTGGATTTTGCTACTGTAGCAACACCAGACCAAATGAAAGAAATGTTCACCACTGAAAATATAAGAATGATAAATATGAAAGGGGAAAAACATGGCACAATCACACCAAGAATAAATGATAAAGagaattttgaaataactaCATTGAGAATTGATGTAGTAACAGATGGTCGCCATGCAGAAGTCCAATATACAACTGACTGGCTGTTGGATGCCTTTAGGAGAGATCTAACTATAAACTCCATGTTTTTGG GTGTTGATGGTACAGTGTTCGACTACTTCTTTGGTTacgaagatattaaaaaaaatagagTAGCTTTTGTGGGAGATGCAACTACAAGAATTAGGGAAGATTATTtaagaattctgagatatttcAG GTTTTATGGAAGAATAGCCCCAGAACCCAATAACCATGAGGAGCTAACACTGAAATCAATCAAAGAAAATGTGAAAGGACTTGGAAATATATCTGGAGAAAGAATATGgatggaattgaaaaaaattttggaaggAAATTATGCTGGCGATCTCATGGTCACTATTATTGAATGTGGATTAGCGCCTTATATAG GACTTCCTGAAAATCCTAATATTGATGAGTTGAAAGCTGTTTGGAAGAGGAGCAGCAATCTTAAGATGAATGCAATAACTCTCCTATCTTCCTTACTATCCACAGTTGAAGATGTTGCCAAGTTGCATGTTCGTCTGAAATTGTCTGCTTTTGAACGAGACCTGGCATATTTTATCATTGATAACAGAAATCCCAAAACAAACAGTGATCCTTTAATGCCTTATAAGCAGTTACTCCTTATGAGTAAAACAAAGCAGTCTGATACTAGGGAATGGATTATTGAAGTACTCAAATACAACAATTTTCCCCAATTAGAAGAATTCAAGGCATGGacaataccaaaatttccaattacAGGCtcaattttgaaggaaaaaGGTGTGCAAAGTGGAAAATTCATGGGTGTTGTAATGAATGAACTTAAA
- the LOC123306568 gene encoding NADH dehydrogenase [ubiquinone] 1 alpha subcomplex subunit 8: protein MSITEETYLPTDDELTVQEVNLSGPVLKAAAFHYGLACLNENNEFMLCRKETNDPRACLNEGKAVTNCALNFFRQVKKSCAEEFQQYYTCIDKSSINQSYSPCRKTQGVFDKCMKDNLNLERAPFDYFARVQVHKTDRPRPPVEPIPHYPDTPASLPPDAPKPPAKYGSRYLGLW, encoded by the exons ATGAGTATTACAGAAGAAACTTATTTACCAACGGATGACGAACTAACTGTTCAAGAAGTTAATTTGTCAGGACCTGTTCTTAAGGCAGCTGCATTTCACTATGGGTTGGCctgtttaaatgaaaataat GAATTTATGCTATGTAGGAAAGAAACTAATGATCCTAGGGCTTGTTTGAATGAGGGAAAAGCAGTTACTAATTGCgcattaaattttttccgaCAAGTTAAGAAGTCTTGTGCCGAAGAGTTTCAGCAATATTATACTTGCATCGACAAGTCTTCTATCAACCAGAGCTATTCGCC ATGTCGTAAGACCCAGGGAGTTTTCGATAAATGTATGAAGGATAACCTTAATCTTGAAAGAGCGCCTTTTGATTACTTTGCAAGAGTGCAAGTCCATAAGACAGATAGGCCTAGACCACCAGTAGAACCAATCCCTCACTACCCAGATACTCCTGCATCTCTACCTCCAGATGCACCAAAACCTCCAGCCAAATATGGATCTCGCTATCTTGGTTTGTGGTGA
- the LOC123306569 gene encoding neuropeptide SIFamide isoform X1, whose protein sequence is MKTLTMFSKSFITFFVLIVAFLVMTADATYRKPPFNGSIFGKRGTAIEYEASKALSAMCEIASEACQAWFPNQERK, encoded by the exons ATGAAaac ACTAACTATGTTCAGCAAATCATTCATCACATTCTTCGTCCTTATCGTTGCCTTCTTGGTTATGACTGCAGATGCAACCTACAGAAAGCCACCTTTCAATGGTTCAATTTTTGGAAAACGGGGTACCGCAATCG agtatGAAGCTAGTAAAGCACTTTCAGCAATGTGCGAAATCGCCAGTGAAGCTTGCCAAGCATGGTTCCCAAATCAAGAAAGGAAGTGA
- the LOC123306569 gene encoding neuropeptide SIFamide isoform X2 — protein MFSKSFITFFVLIVAFLVMTADATYRKPPFNGSIFGKRGTAIEYEASKALSAMCEIASEACQAWFPNQERK, from the exons ATGTTCAGCAAATCATTCATCACATTCTTCGTCCTTATCGTTGCCTTCTTGGTTATGACTGCAGATGCAACCTACAGAAAGCCACCTTTCAATGGTTCAATTTTTGGAAAACGGGGTACCGCAATCG agtatGAAGCTAGTAAAGCACTTTCAGCAATGTGCGAAATCGCCAGTGAAGCTTGCCAAGCATGGTTCCCAAATCAAGAAAGGAAGTGA